The Maridesulfovibrio sp. genomic sequence TCCGGTCTGGTATCCGGATCATCCGCAGGAAGTTCGTGAAGCCTTGATGCGTTTTGTTGAAAACGTTCTTGAAGATGAGGTCTACGATTATGTCCAATTCGAACGGTATATGCGTTAACAGAAACTGGGCAATATGGATTACCGGGTTGCCCGGCTGCGGCAAAAGTACCATAGCTGCAAGATTGTATGAACGGTTGCGTGGGGAAGGTGTGAATGTTTTTCTGCTTGGAATGGATGAGCGCCGTAAACTTTATACCCCTAATCCCCAGTATACCTGCGATGAACGACAACGGGCCTACAATCTTTTTATTGAGGATGCCTTATCCCTGATGGAATCCGGGCGTTGCGTGATTATGGACGGTGTTGGCCATGAACGATGCTGGCGCAATGAAGCCCGTGAAAGAATCGGATATTTCGCCGAAGTTTATCTGCGTTGTCCTGTGAACATGGCTATGAAGCGTGAAGCCGGGCGGCAGCAGGGACTTGTTATGGCCGGGCTGTATGAAAAGGCTCTTGAGCGTCAGCGTACCGGGAAGCAATACGCGAATCTTGGAGAGGTTATCGGCGTGGATGTGAAGTTTCAGGAAGACAATAATGCCGAGTGCATTGTTGATACGGGTGGGAAAAATTCTGACGAAGTTTTTGAAGCTGTTATTAATTGTCTGCAAAAGTGGCGCAGGATGAACGGGATTTGCTGATTTTTATTTCAAATTGTTTTAAAGACAACTTAGTCGCAATCAAAAATATCAGAAGGTGTTTGCTGTGAAGAAAATTCTGTTTTCAATGTTCATGTTGCTGGTTGTTGTTTCTGCTGCTGTTTCCTCAGGTGCTTCAGGGGAAGATGAGGTGAGGGCGCAGATCAAGGATGTGCTTTTTGACTACAAGGATGCTTACAATCTCCGGGATTTTAATGCCATCAGGGCTCTCTACGCCAAGAATGCACAGGTTAAGTCTTTTCCATGCAAATCACAGGAACAGATTCCGTTTTCTGTTTTCAGTGATGGTTTGCCCCGTTGCTCCTCCTACTGGCTGGAAAATTCTTTCAAGCTTCGTTTGTTCAAAATTACGTCCTTTAAAGTCGATAACAACAGGTGCAGCATAAGAGTGCTGTGGGATTATCGCAGTAATGAAGGGCGGGGTAAGTTTACTCCTTCGTTTGAGCTTTTGCACAAGGATGGAAAATGGCTGATTGAAAATGAAACATATGGCCGCAAAGCAGAGTAAGA encodes the following:
- a CDS encoding adenylyl-sulfate kinase; amino-acid sequence: MSNSNGICVNRNWAIWITGLPGCGKSTIAARLYERLRGEGVNVFLLGMDERRKLYTPNPQYTCDERQRAYNLFIEDALSLMESGRCVIMDGVGHERCWRNEARERIGYFAEVYLRCPVNMAMKREAGRQQGLVMAGLYEKALERQRTGKQYANLGEVIGVDVKFQEDNNAECIVDTGGKNSDEVFEAVINCLQKWRRMNGIC
- a CDS encoding nuclear transport factor 2 family protein, translated to MKKILFSMFMLLVVVSAAVSSGASGEDEVRAQIKDVLFDYKDAYNLRDFNAIRALYAKNAQVKSFPCKSQEQIPFSVFSDGLPRCSSYWLENSFKLRLFKITSFKVDNNRCSIRVLWDYRSNEGRGKFTPSFELLHKDGKWLIENETYGRKAE